From a region of the Paenibacillus lutimineralis genome:
- a CDS encoding family 43 glycosylhydrolase produces MLYLCNPLNIDYRYQFIDEDGKLVVNREAADPSLVLFKDRYYMFLSMTGGFLVSDDLVDWTFHALRGVPIYDYAPDARVMGDNLILSASHLSRKGSFYRATDPIEGEFEEMAGTFPFWDPHLFVDDDGKVYFYWGCSNYQPIYGVQLDPVIMQPLGEPQAMISGNPARHGYERNGEDHFPSKTKEQIEQQVQLTASKLPKLTEEIMDTLRVMLGNDPFIEGAWMNKHDGVYYLQYASPGTEYNVYSDGVYVSDHPLGPFKLAQNNPYSYKPGGFTPGAGHGSTMSDRFGNLWHASTMRISVNQQFERRVGLWPAGFDSDGELFCNQRFGDWPMKIAQERVDPWADPEWMMLSYGKSAGASSYIEGYEPAKATDENVRTWWKAANPTPDQWVEVDLQQEYDVHAIQINFADDQLSVDLPEGATLQPCGLLSRYIDMRQHHTRWILEGSLDGQNYFVIEDKLEAMTNLPHDLIVREAGFRARYIRCTVRELPYGQIPCVSGLRVFGAGDGSLPDRTTGVRIERLGELDLHVVWNRDQAVGHNVLWGYAPDKLYHSYMILGSSHAKIGALIRDQPVYVRVDAFNERGIVEGEVYLVV; encoded by the coding sequence ATGCTCTATCTGTGCAATCCGCTCAATATCGATTACCGATATCAGTTCATTGATGAAGATGGCAAGCTGGTGGTGAATAGGGAGGCCGCAGACCCGTCGCTGGTATTGTTCAAGGACCGTTATTACATGTTTTTGTCCATGACGGGCGGTTTTCTGGTCAGCGATGACCTAGTGGACTGGACATTCCATGCACTCAGGGGCGTGCCGATCTACGATTATGCTCCTGATGCAAGAGTGATGGGAGACAATCTAATCTTGTCCGCCTCTCATCTGTCGCGCAAGGGCTCCTTCTATCGGGCGACCGATCCGATAGAAGGAGAGTTTGAGGAGATGGCAGGCACTTTTCCCTTCTGGGACCCGCATTTGTTCGTGGATGATGACGGCAAGGTGTATTTTTACTGGGGATGCTCCAATTACCAGCCGATCTACGGCGTGCAGCTCGATCCGGTGATTATGCAGCCCCTCGGTGAGCCGCAAGCGATGATCAGCGGTAACCCGGCGCGGCATGGCTATGAACGAAATGGTGAGGATCATTTTCCGAGCAAGACGAAGGAGCAGATTGAACAGCAGGTGCAACTGACTGCCAGCAAGCTGCCGAAGTTGACAGAGGAGATCATGGATACGTTGCGGGTGATGCTGGGTAATGATCCGTTCATCGAGGGTGCCTGGATGAACAAACATGATGGCGTCTACTATCTGCAATACGCTTCGCCGGGCACTGAGTATAATGTTTATTCCGATGGCGTATACGTATCGGATCATCCGCTGGGTCCGTTCAAGCTGGCGCAAAACAATCCCTACTCCTACAAGCCCGGGGGATTTACGCCGGGAGCCGGACACGGATCAACGATGAGCGACCGTTTCGGTAACTTGTGGCATGCGTCTACGATGCGGATCTCCGTGAATCAGCAATTTGAGCGACGAGTCGGCTTATGGCCTGCGGGTTTTGATAGCGATGGGGAGCTGTTCTGCAATCAGCGCTTTGGTGACTGGCCGATGAAGATCGCTCAGGAGCGGGTGGATCCCTGGGCCGATCCCGAGTGGATGATGCTCTCCTATGGCAAGAGTGCGGGGGCGTCCTCTTATATCGAGGGATATGAGCCTGCGAAAGCGACAGACGAGAATGTTCGCACCTGGTGGAAGGCGGCTAATCCGACGCCGGATCAATGGGTGGAAGTGGATCTACAACAGGAATATGACGTACATGCTATCCAAATCAACTTTGCCGATGATCAGCTGTCGGTTGATTTGCCAGAGGGAGCGACATTGCAGCCGTGTGGGCTGTTATCCAGATATATCGATATGCGGCAGCATCATACCCGCTGGATACTGGAAGGCTCGCTGGATGGCCAGAACTATTTTGTGATCGAGGATAAGCTTGAGGCGATGACGAACCTGCCGCATGATTTGATCGTGCGGGAAGCGGGGTTCCGCGCTCGCTACATCAGATGCACGGTCCGGGAGTTGCCGTATGGGCAGATCCCCTGCGTATCAGGCCTTCGCGTGTTCGGAGCAGGCGACGGGTCGTTGCCCGACCGGACGACAGGAGTTCGTATCGAGCGACTGGGCGAACTTGATCTGCATGTTGTCTGGAATCGGGACCAGGCGGTGGGTCATAATGTGTTATGGGGTTATGCGCCGGACAAGCTGTATCACAGCTATATGATATTGGGCAGCAGCCATGCGAAGATCGGGGCGCTGATCAGGGATCAGCCGGTATATGTCCGAGTGGATGCTTTTAATGAGCGTGGCATCGTCGAGGGCGAGGTTTATCTGGTTGTCTGA
- a CDS encoding beta-glucosidase family protein codes for MTMDMESRLRFTQKAETLVAEMTLEEKVHLMSGQVSAEQMFRDFIIIHYNHVPYPAGGIERLQVPAMKFVDGPRGVVSSSSTCFPVSMARGATFDPDLERRIGVAIAKEIRAQGGNLFGGVCVNLPRHPGWGRSQETYGEDSFHLGAMGASLVVGVQSEQVIACVKHFAFNSMENARFKVNVTADKRTEREVYFPHFKACIDAGAAAVMSAYNLYDGAYCGHNDYLLNQVLRHEWGFDGFVISDFVWGIRDTVKAVHGGMDIEMCDTKYYGQRLVDAVRSGQVAEEKIDQAAIRIVRTLLAFTAQPEQEYGPEVVASTSHIALALEAAEKSMTLMKNDHAILPFSKSARKVAVIGKLGKQANIGDHGSSRVFPPYAVTPLEGIQRLLPEAEVCYDDGTDLQRAGALARESDAVICVVGYNHNDEGEYVTDVGSEEFKARMATLFHKYPEVAAKLQSHTPQERKAVGGDRKSLGLHADEAALLQELGSLNPNTAVVLIGGNTIMIEEWKDYVPAILMAYYPGMEGGTAIAKTLFGDVNPGGKLPYVTPVDERHLPDVDWDASTIEYGYYHGYTKLEKEGISPSLPYGFGLSYTTFQLEDPRFERQGTDVVASCTVHNTGEREGDEVVQLYIGFSQSQVDRPHKSLKGFERITLKPGKRQRVQLSCPIDSLHWYNPQTDQWELEAMVHEVYIGNSSAREGLLVGTVDLRSSE; via the coding sequence ATGACCATGGATATGGAAAGCCGACTTCGATTTACGCAGAAGGCCGAAACGCTGGTTGCGGAAATGACACTGGAGGAAAAAGTGCATCTGATGAGCGGGCAAGTCTCAGCTGAACAGATGTTTCGGGATTTTATCATCATTCATTACAATCATGTGCCTTATCCTGCGGGCGGTATTGAGAGACTGCAGGTGCCTGCGATGAAATTCGTCGATGGCCCTCGCGGTGTGGTGTCGAGCAGCAGCACTTGCTTCCCGGTATCGATGGCACGAGGCGCAACATTCGATCCCGATCTGGAGCGTAGAATCGGCGTCGCGATTGCCAAGGAGATCCGGGCGCAAGGCGGCAACTTGTTTGGAGGCGTGTGTGTCAACCTGCCTCGTCATCCGGGATGGGGCCGCAGTCAGGAAACCTATGGAGAGGACTCTTTTCATTTGGGCGCGATGGGTGCGTCTCTTGTTGTGGGCGTGCAGTCGGAGCAGGTGATCGCCTGCGTGAAGCACTTTGCGTTCAACAGCATGGAGAATGCCCGCTTTAAGGTTAATGTCACGGCAGACAAAAGAACGGAGCGCGAGGTGTATTTTCCGCACTTCAAGGCGTGTATCGATGCCGGCGCTGCTGCGGTGATGAGCGCCTATAACCTGTATGATGGCGCGTACTGCGGACACAACGATTATTTGCTGAATCAGGTACTCAGGCACGAGTGGGGCTTCGACGGTTTCGTTATCAGCGATTTTGTCTGGGGCATCCGCGACACTGTGAAAGCGGTACACGGTGGCATGGATATCGAGATGTGCGATACGAAGTACTATGGACAACGCCTGGTGGATGCCGTCCGCAGTGGCCAGGTCGCCGAGGAGAAGATTGACCAGGCAGCAATTCGTATTGTACGCACCTTGCTGGCATTTACGGCGCAGCCGGAACAGGAGTATGGACCGGAAGTGGTTGCTTCTACTTCGCATATCGCATTGGCGCTTGAGGCGGCTGAGAAATCCATGACGTTGATGAAGAATGACCATGCCATATTGCCTTTTTCCAAATCGGCTCGCAAGGTTGCCGTCATCGGCAAGCTGGGCAAGCAGGCGAATATCGGCGACCACGGGTCGAGCAGGGTGTTCCCGCCGTATGCCGTCACGCCGTTGGAAGGGATACAGCGCTTGCTGCCTGAAGCCGAGGTGTGCTATGACGATGGCACGGATTTGCAAAGGGCCGGCGCGCTGGCCAGGGAATCGGATGCGGTGATCTGCGTGGTCGGCTACAACCATAATGACGAAGGGGAATATGTCACCGATGTAGGGAGCGAGGAATTCAAAGCCAGGATGGCGACTCTTTTCCACAAATATCCTGAAGTGGCGGCGAAGCTGCAAAGCCATACCCCGCAGGAACGCAAGGCTGTGGGGGGAGACCGAAAGTCGCTAGGCCTTCACGCGGATGAAGCGGCATTATTGCAAGAGCTCGGCTCGCTGAACCCGAATACGGCTGTTGTGTTGATCGGCGGCAATACGATAATGATTGAAGAGTGGAAGGATTATGTTCCGGCCATCCTAATGGCCTATTACCCTGGTATGGAAGGCGGTACTGCGATCGCCAAAACCTTGTTCGGGGATGTGAATCCCGGCGGCAAGCTACCCTATGTCACGCCTGTGGATGAGCGACATCTGCCTGATGTGGATTGGGATGCCAGCACTATCGAGTATGGGTACTATCATGGCTATACGAAGCTGGAGAAGGAAGGAATAAGTCCGTCTCTGCCGTATGGATTCGGCTTATCATATACGACATTCCAGTTGGAAGATCCCCGTTTTGAGCGCCAAGGCACGGATGTAGTGGCAAGCTGCACGGTGCATAATACTGGTGAGCGGGAAGGCGACGAGGTCGTTCAACTCTATATCGGCTTCAGTCAGTCACAGGTTGACAGGCCGCATAAATCATTGAAGGGATTCGAGCGAATCACCCTCAAGCCGGGTAAGCGACAGCGGGTTCAACTGAGCTGTCCGATTGACAGCTTGCATTGGTACAATCCACAAACCGACCAGTGGGAGCTGGAGGCCATGGTGCACGAAGTCTATATTGGCAACAGTAGTGCCCGCGAGGGCTTATTAGTGGGAACGGTAGATCTGAGATCATCTGAATAG